From a single Lewinella sp. LCG006 genomic region:
- the thyA gene encoding thymidylate synthase: MRAYHELLQHILEQGTDKGDRTGTGTRSVFGYQMRCKLSEGFPLLTTKKVHFKSVVYELLWFLKGDTNIKYLVRNGVNIWNEWPFQHYLNENGLAEKYPRYSQEWKTALKEFVQQVKEEDAFAAKWGELGPVYGKQWRDFGGVDQITEVVAAIKRNPDSRRHLVSAWNPPDIPGMVKAGLPPCHSLFQFYVAEGRLSCQLYQRSADVFLGVPFNIASYALLTEMVAQVCDLEAGDFVHTFGDAHLYNNHLEQTKLQLSRDIRPLPKLKLNPEIKNIFAFSYDDIQLENYDPHPAIKAPIAV; the protein is encoded by the coding sequence ATGAGAGCATACCACGAACTACTCCAGCATATTCTTGAACAAGGTACCGATAAGGGCGATCGCACGGGTACCGGTACGCGGAGTGTTTTTGGTTATCAAATGCGTTGCAAGCTCAGCGAAGGCTTCCCTCTCCTCACCACGAAGAAGGTTCATTTCAAAAGTGTAGTTTACGAATTGCTTTGGTTTCTTAAAGGAGATACCAATATCAAATACTTGGTACGCAACGGTGTCAATATTTGGAACGAGTGGCCTTTTCAGCACTATCTTAATGAAAATGGCTTGGCCGAGAAATACCCACGCTATAGCCAGGAATGGAAAACGGCTTTGAAGGAGTTTGTCCAGCAAGTAAAAGAGGAGGATGCTTTTGCTGCTAAATGGGGAGAACTAGGTCCCGTTTACGGAAAGCAGTGGCGCGATTTTGGCGGCGTTGACCAGATCACCGAAGTGGTAGCAGCGATCAAGCGGAATCCCGACTCGCGTCGGCACCTCGTTTCTGCCTGGAATCCACCGGATATTCCTGGAATGGTCAAAGCGGGTTTGCCGCCCTGCCATTCTTTGTTCCAGTTTTATGTGGCGGAAGGGCGCTTGTCCTGCCAGTTGTACCAGCGTTCAGCAGATGTATTTTTGGGCGTACCTTTTAACATTGCCAGTTATGCTTTGTTGACGGAGATGGTAGCGCAGGTGTGTGACTTGGAGGCGGGTGATTTTGTTCACACCTTTGGCGACGCACACCTTTATAATAATCACCTTGAACAGACGAAACTGCAGTTGAGCAGAGACATTCGTCCTTTACCGAAGTTGAAATTGAATCCGGAGATCAAAAATATTTTTGCTTTCTCCTACGATGATATCCAGTTGGAAAACTATGATCCTCACCCAGCCATCAAAGCGCCCATTGCGGTTTGA